The Chamaesiphon minutus PCC 6605 DNA window ATTTAGAATACGAAAACGAACTAGTTATTGCCGTTAATAGTCAGCAGATAAATATTGAATACTAGATATTAAAGCGATAGTCTACAGTCTAAAAATTTGGCTCTCAATCCGAGCGTTAAATCAAGAAACTTCCTGCGAAAGTCAGAGGATAGGGGATAGGGAATAGTTATATCCAGCACGTTCGGCTAATTCTAGGTCGTCGATTGTAGTTACATACTTAGATGCCAATCTCGAAGATTGTGATTGAATATACATCGAAATACTGTGAAATTTGGTATACTTAAAATTAATAAATACCAATACTCAGGTTTCTACCAGTCGCTCTGTTACTTTAATCTGTGAGTGAAAGTATGGAAATTAGGTAATTGGGTTTAATTAAATCTAAAAGAGCGACCGTGCATAATAAAGCTGCCGTAACTGGGCTGCTCATATTTCAGTCCAGCTTTGCATAGATTTTGTCTTTAATTTCACCTAGTTACAATCGAGAGATCGATTTCAAAATTTAAATTATTAGTGTCATGACATCTTCGATCGGTAACAAAGATTTATTTGCTAGCGTCGAGTTTTCGACTTGGATCGAAATCGAACATATATTTGCAGAAGAGAAATATATGATTCAAAAATATCTTCAGCCACACCTAAAAACAGTTGAAGCAGGTACCAATGGCGGTAGAATCCTGCTGAATATGAAAGAAATGGGATTTACAGCTCTAGCTGGATTCGATAACGTTCCAGAATTAATCGAGGCAGCGATCGCTAGAAATCCCGAGCGAGATATTGATTTTCAAGTTCAAGATGCGGTGAAATTATCTTATCCAGACGATAGCTTCGACCAAATTCTTTATTTACAACAGATTCTGTGTTTGCTCGAATCTGAAGATAGACTCAAAGCAATGCAAGAATCTTTGCGAATTCTTAAGCCAGGGGGAATCGGCTTATTTTCATTCCTGAATTTTGAGTCGCGCAGCTCGCAGTTCCCATTTTCAATATATATAGCCTATCTCAAAGCATTACGAAAATTGAGGGGCAACGCTTTGAGTATTCAATATTTACCGTGGATCGTGCTCGGTGGTAAATTTAATTTTGAATCGACACTGCTAGATCGATCGCCTCATGTATATTGGTATCGAATCTCAGAAGCCTATGCCGAATTAAAATCTGTCGGGTTTAAGATTGTCGGTATTGGCACTATCCCCCAAATTCTGGCAGGCGATCTAAAAACTACCGATCGCGAATTATTAACCGAACAGACTTCTGGTACATTGTACATTGCCGTCCAGAAGCCATAACCCTTCGGCTCATCTTGAGTTTTTCTCGATCGGTTGCTGCGCTGGTCAAAGATTCGGGTACTGCTTGAGTAGTATATTCTCGATCGGGAATCACCTAACTTGCCAAACAGCGATCGCAACGACCGCACCGCCAATTACTTTGCGCTGGCTTCGCACCAAAAGCAGTAAGTAAATATTTCCAGCGACAGCCAGACTCAGTAATATAAGTCGGAACTTCGCGAAAAAGTTGCTGGTGTTGCGATCGCAACAACTTCCAATCGGGTGACTTCCCAGTTATGGTGCGACGATATTTAAATGGTGTTTCCCAGGCTAGCTCGCCGACACTATGCAATAGAGATAAAGCAACTGCACTTTTTGGAAATTGCCGCTCGATCTGCTGTATGTCACCACTAGCTGGGAGTTTTTTTGCCATGGCCGTTGCAAGATTGTAATATCGATCGACACTTTCAGTAAAAAATCTGTTGCGCTGGCGGTCTTCTGGATACAATAAACCTGTTGATTCGCACGCTAATAATAATGCCTCAGATGGCTGGCCATCTCGTCCGGCTCGACCGATTTCCTGAATATATTCAGCTAATAATACTGGCGGATGAAAATGAGCGATCCACCGCACATTTGCTTTATTAATCCCCATCCCAAACGCACAGGTACAGACCACGTATTGTAATTTTCCACTCAACCAGTCGCCCTCGAGCCGCCGTCGCGCTTGGGGACTCAAACCCGCATGATAAGCTGCTGTGGTATCACCGCGCGCTGCTAACCATGCGGCCAATTCTGCACTCGTGTCGCGAGTTCTCACATAGATTAATCCAGATTGCTGTGGATATTTGTCGATAAACCTAATTAACCGATGTTTGCGTCCGCTCGGCGTCCAAATTTGGTTGACTGATAAGTGCAGATTTGGGCGGTAAGGAGTGAGCAAAAATTTTGCTGGCTTGTCGAGTTGCAGTACTCGTTCGATTGTCTGCTGCGATCGGGGGTCAGCAGTCGCTGTAAAGGCCGCGATCGAGATTTTAGTGCCTAGTGGCTTAGATTGAATTAAGGTGGCGCGAATCGCCCCCAATCGTCGATAGGTGGGACGAAATGTTTCGCCCCAATGTACCAGACAATGAGCTTCATCGATAACGAGTCGATCGATCTTCAGTTCGGGATCGCATAATTTCTCCCACACTGGTGTCGAAAGTAGGGTTTCTGGGGAGAGATATAGCAGTTTCAATTGGTGCGAGGCTAGGCGTCGTAGTGTTTGGCTCCGCTCGGATGTCGGAATCTCGCTATGTAGCAATCCCGCTGCTACTCCTTTGACGATTAATTCCTGCACTTGATTTTCCATCAAGGCAACTAGGGGCGAAATTACCAACGTCACGCCCTCGCTCAATAAAGCTGGTAGCTGAAAGCACAAAGATTTCCCCCCACCAGTCGGCATCACAATCAGTGCATCCCGCTGTTGGAGCAAACAGTCAATTATTTCTCCTTGAGGGGTTCTGAGTCGATCGTAGCCCCAAACCTGTTGCAATTTGGCGTGAATTCGATCCATTCGTAAAAAAATTAGGGGCAAATCCTGAAATGCCCCTACATCTTACCTCTATTTAGGTTTTAGGCTTTAGGCATTAGGTTTGAGGGCGTAAGAAGGATACAGCCGTTCTCTGAATACCTAATACCTGACATCTAACCCCTTCGCTCATTGTGTGACTTATGGGATAACTTGGCACAGTCGTCAACCATAAATTGGCTTTTTAATAACGAAAACACGTCGTTTCAGGCGATCGCTCGCGATAAGTTGTAAACCATAACTTGGCAGTAAGTACCTAAATTCAATCATAATAAGGCAATGAGTTCTTTTTGAGAATTGTGTGCTAACATCGCTAAAAATGGCAATTTTCAAGAACTCTCAGCCAAGATATGGTTGACTCCAAGGAGTATTCAACTTGAACCCAAGAGAATTTGAACGATGGTGTCAGACACTGAACTTGCCACCAGCAGCCATCGAAGCGATCGCTAAGATCCGGTCGGCTCCCCCAAGCCGTCGCGTCCAAGGACGAGCCTCTAATGTCAGCGGTACCTACCCTTCCCAAAAAATGGGGTTGACCATCCAATTTGAAAGCCACAAGGTAGAATTGTGGGCGATCTACTTGATGGAACACGACCCAACTGTTCTAGAGTTTTACGACCAACCATCCTGCTTTAAAATTCAATACACCAACAAATCTGGACGCAAGATCGGTCACTATCACACGCCAGACTTCTTTGTCCTGGGCACCAAATCAGCCGCCTGGGTGGAATGGAAAACCGAAGCCGAACTGGAGAAACTGAGTGAAAAATATCCCACTCGTTATCTCCAAGCCGCAGATGGCTCGTGGCGATGCCCGCCTGGAGAGGCTTATGCTTCTCCATTGGGTCTTGAATATCACGTTCGCACTGATGCCTCATTAGACCCCATCTATATCCAGAACTTAATCTTCCTAGAGGATTACCTCGGATTTAAGACAGACAGTAATCCGTCGATTCAAGCACTGGTCAAAGAGAGAGTTAAAACAGCACCAGGCATCACTTTAGCCGCTCTGTTGGCATCCTCACCCCAAATCAGTGCCAATGATGTCTATGTGATGATAGTCCTCGACCAACTCTACATCGCACTCTTAGATGTGCCGCTCGTACAGCACGAACGAGTACGGCTATATCCAGACCGCCAGACTTATGACACTTATCGAGAAAGTTCTCAACACCAAAAAGATCTAACTATTGCTGACACTGCACCACCGACATTAGTTGCCAACACTCGTCTGCGCTGGGATGGCAGACTCTGGACATTAGTTAATCTGGGAGAGACAACCACTACCCTACTACCAGAAATCGGACAGCCACTGCAAATATCTTCCGCATTCTTTTACCAACTTCTCGACGGCGGAGCAATTAACTTTCCTGAAACAGAAGGAGCGACGAATCCAGCAGTAATAGCATTGATGGAGGGAGCATCCCCAAGCGATCTGAGAACAGCTAACCAACGGTTTGGGGCAGTCATGGCAGAGCGAGAGCAAGGAGCCGCAGGGCAGAGCGATGTCTCCAAACGGACTCTGTACCGATGGTTGAAGCAGTTGAAAGAGGCAGAACTTAAATACGGTTGCGGCTATGTCGGATTGCTACCCAAAACGCAAGCACGGGGGAACCGGACAACCAAAGCCCCAAACGTATCGAGTGAATTACTCAACACCTTTATTACCGGGCAGTTTGAAACCCCCACCCAAGCACCCGCCGCTTCAGTCTATCGAGCATACCAACGAGCTTGCGAACAGCAGGGCATTCCCTCACTGTCGCGGTGTACTTTTTACGCTCGTCTCCAACAACGACCGATTCACGAGCAGACTGAAAAGCGCAAAGGCTCTAAAGCTGCCTATCGCCACCAACCTTGGTATTGGGAACTAACTTACAGTACCCCTCGCCACGGCGACCGCCCCCTGGGTATCGTTCATATCGACCACACTCAACTCGATCTAGAATTGCGTTCTGCGACAACAGGAAGATTGCTGGGAAGACCTTGGCTGACCTTAATGGTAGATGCCTATTCACGCCGCATCCTCACCATTTATCTGACCTTCGACCCACCCAGTTACCGTTCCTGCATGATGGCGATTCGCATCTGCGTTCAACGCTTCGGTCGCTTCCCGCAAGCCATCGTGGTCGATGGTGGGAAAGAGTTTCACAGCGTCTATTTTGACACCTTACTCGCGCGTTATCACTGTACCAAAAAGACTCGTCCTGGAGCCAAACCCCGCTTTGGTAGTGTAATCGAGCGACTGTTTGGGACTACCAATACCCAGTTAATCTTCAACTTGTCAGGCAACACCCAAGCGACCAAACAAGTGCGAGAAATTACCAAGGCAGTTAACCCCAAACAACATGCCCTGTGGACATTGGGCGATTTGTACGCCTATTTGGTTGAGTATGCCTATGTTGTTTACGACCAAAACGAACACCCAGCCTTATCGATGTCACCCCAGAGTGCTTACGAGCAGGGAGAAATGAACGCAGGGGAACGACTGCATCGGCGGATTGCTTATGATGAAGATTTTATCCTCGCCACTCACCCCAGTCCGCGTTCGGGACAGGCTTTAGTTCAACCTGGAAAGGGGATTAAATTGAATTACCTCTACTATTGGAGCGATGCGTTCCGCCATCCTGAAGTCGAACGCACGAAAGTCTCAGTGCGTTACGACCCCTTCGATTTAGGCGTGGCTTATGCTTACGTTCAAGGGCGATGGGTTAAGTGCATTTCTCAGTATTACAGCATTTTCTCAGGACGCAGCGAACGAGAACTGCTGTTAGCTTCGCTCGAAATCAAGCAACAAGCCAAACTCACTCAGACGAACACTACTATTTCGGCTAAACGTCTAGCTGATTTCCTTAGTAATGTCACCGCTCATGAGGCTTTGATGCTGCAACGCTTGCGGGATTTGGAGGGGCAAAATGTCCTCAATACACTCGGACAAAGAGCGTCGTCTGCTCCACAGAGCCAGCCCCAGCCACAAACAGAACCACTCGCTCCTAATAGTCTTCAAACCCTTGCTCCCACTCAACCTAGTCCAGCCTTAGTCTTAGATCTGTCCCAAATCCCGTTGTTTGAGGAGTACCGTTAATGAAGGATGTTGTGACTGTCGATCTGACGCTGGAATTAACATCCAAGCTGAATCACTTTAAAGAGTATGCTGTGTCACATCCTCAACTACTCCAGGTAGATAAGGTATTGATGCAAGCCATTCAAGAACCCGCTGGATTTGCTCATGTGCTGATTTATGGGCCTTCTGGGGTGGGTAAAACGACGATGATTCGTCAAATTTCCCGACGGTTAAATGAGATCTCAAATGAGATCCCACCAGCGGTTGTTACAGACCGCTCCAGCTATAGTAATGGTGGGGTTGCGCCAGTACCCTTATTGCTGCTGGAAACACGTCCACCGGATGGTGGAGCCTTCAACCGAGCAGATTACTACCGCACTGCTCTAAAACTGTTGGGTGAACCCTTCTACGAACGCCGTCTGTTGGTCGATATCGATACCGAACAAACGATTGAGAAGAAAGGCCGTGGACGGAGTAAAGCTACCCAGTTTAATGATTCTCCCGAACTGCGTCATGCGCTCGAAGCAGCGATGGCGAAACGGGGCGTAAGAGCTGTGATTCTCGATGAAGCCCAACATCTGATGAAGGTTGGCAGTGGCGCGAGTGGTGGTAAGTTACTCGACCAATTGGACTGGATTAAGTCGATGACGAATGTGACTGGGGTGCTGCACATTCTGATTGGCACTTACGAGCTGTTGAACTTTCGCAATTTAAGCGGGCAGGCATCGCGGCGGGGGCTGGATCTGCATTTTCCGCGTTATCTGTTTCAACACGAGCAAGACCGTCAGGATTTTCAAGGGGTGTTATTGGCACTGCTCAAGCAAGTTCCACTCACGACTGATATCCCTGCTTTGATGCAGCATTGGTTCTATTTTTACGAACGGTCGATTGGTTGTATTGGTGTACTCAAGGACTGGCTGATTCGGGCGGTGGCGGCAGCTATCCGCGAGGGGAGTGACACTTTGACTCAAGGGCGATTAGAGGAACATGCGTTGTCTTTGTCTCAATGCGAACGGATGGCTCTGGATGCGATTGAGGGCGAACAAAAGCTGGGCTATGCGGAAAGTCGGCGCGACCATTTATGGCGGTTGTTGCAATCTGGGATGACCTCAACGACTGTGCCTACCACTGTTGTCTCCACAACAGTGGCTGTCGAGGATGCTCCGCCACCTGCCAAAAAGCCAAGGAAAAAGCGTTCCACTTCGTCAACTACTGAGTCAGTGACTGCATCTGTCGAGACTTTCGAGACTATCGTTGAACCTGTCCCGCCTAAGAAAAGAAGGAGTAAAAAGGCTGTCACTACGCCAGCGCCAGTCCCAGATCCAGTCCCAGAAACTTTGAATGTCACAACCAACGATCTGGCAGTAGATCTGCTTGGGGCTGAAATTCCGCTTCCTGTAGCCGAACCAGCTAAGAAAAAAAACTCAAGGCGTGTCGGACAGCGCAATCCACAGCGAGATCCAGTTGGCTGAGATGATTGGGGGGTGGACTACTGCTACTAAGATTTTCAAAGGCAGGTACTTGTGCTTGTCAAGCATAAGTTGTCATTTTCCGCCAAGTTATGCCAGAAGTCACACATTGATTGGTTAGTAGCTCTAATCGATCGCGATCGGATAACTTCCAGACCTTGCCATCGAGAGCCATCTGTTCGATTAATGTAGCCAGACGCAAGGCTTTAAGTGCCTGTTCGCCCCCGACGGACGGTTCGCTCCCGCACCTAACACAGTTGACAAAATGCTCTAATTCGGCATATAACGGCTCGACATTTTTGACATAAACTTTTTCGATCAGTCCATCCTGACGGTATAAACCTTGGTGATACTCATTGAGCAGATCCGCATTATGACGGTGGATCGAGATTTCATTGCTGAGGAAGTTTGCTTCTGTCAAGGATTGACGACAATGAGCGGCGATAGTCCGCGTCTTGCGGTGGGTGACTTTACTAGCAGTCAGGGTGGCGACGACACCATTAGCAAAACCGAGTGTTGCGGTTACATAGTCTAAATATTTGGACTCAGCACAACGACTACCACTAGCAGTCAAGCCGACAACAGGCGCACCAGCCAGTTCTAGCAATAAATCGATGTCGTGAATCATCAAATCGAGGACGACAGAGACATCATTGGCGCGATTGGAGTAAGGACTCATCCGGTGCGCTTCTAGAGCCAAAACTTTCTCGGTTTTGAGGACTTGACTGAGTTCTTGGAAAACGGGGTTGAAGCGTTCGATATGTCCGACTTGGAGGATACACTGAGACTCAGCCGCTGCATTCACTAAAGCTTCTGCTTCTTCGATCGTTGCCGCGATCGGTTTTTCGATTAAAACGTGAATTCCCGCTTGCAAACAAGCAATCCCCACTTCGTAGTGCAGCCTTGTCGGGACGGCAATACAAACGGCGTCTACCTGAGAGAGTAGTTCGCGATAGTCTTCATAAAATCTAGCCTTATACTTACTCGCTGCTTCCAAGCCGTGTTCGACATTGACATCAGCGATGCCAACCAGTTTGACGTTTTTGAGTAGGCTCAACACCCTGGCGTGGTGTTGTCCCATATTACCGATCCCAATAAGTCCTACTTTTAGGGGCTGGGGCGAACCCGACTGACTTTGTGTGTCTAACTGTCTGGTTGACATGCTATTTTTCACTCTAAAATGTACTCCTCCACCACGCATTAATTATCAATTGTCACTTACTTGGGTCGCTCTCGTTGGCACAGCCGCTGTCTTGACTCGCTTCCATGGTCGGGAGCGGTGCAGTGTGGGCGGGTTTGTCTTGTCTCGCATAATCCGGGAGGAAACATCCCGGCTGCGAGCCGCTCCCGCCCATACAACTGCAACAAGAGAAACCCGACCGGAGCGAGTCGCTCCTGTGGAGAATCGATCTACGCTCAACCGAGTAGTTGTCATCAATAATCGATCGCTGTTTTATCTATCTAGAACAATCCCGATACTATCACAGCATCTTAATTGTAAAGAACAGAAAAGTTTTGTTTATGTTCCTAAAGGGAAATTTTTTAGGTTTTAGGTTTTAAGTTTTAGGTTTTAGGCTTAAGGTTTTAGGTTTGAGGTTTGAGGCTTGGAACTGCGTTCCAATCTTACCCATCCACCTATCCATCCACCCATCCATTCTCCACTAACAGGAAAAGTTAAAATAGAAAACCATTTATCCTTTATATCGTTGTGAAAGCAGTTATTCTCCTCTCAGGTGGTTTAGATTCTTCGACGGTGTTGTACTTAGCCAAGAGTGAGGGTTATAGCTGTTATGCCCTCTCTTTTGATTATCAACAACGTCATCGGCGCGAACTTGAAGCTGCGAATGCGATCGCGAGTGCTGCTGGGGTAGTCGCCCATCAAGTCGTGAGCTTCGATCTCCGTTTGTGGGGAGGTTCGGCACTCACAGACGATCGGATCGCACTGCCACAAGAACGAAATCTCGCTCAAATGTCAGAATCTATTCCCGTGACGTATGTTCCCGCACGCAACACGATTTTTTTGAGTTTCGCGCTCGCATATGCCGAAGCGATCGAGGCTAGTCGAGTTTACATTGGTGTCAATGCTCTCGATTATTCGGGCTATCCAGATTGTCGCCCCGATTATATCGATGCGATGCGCTCTGTGTTTCGATTGGGCACCAAGCAAGGTAGAGAAGGCGATCCGATCGAAATCGTCACCCCATTAATCGATCTCAAAAAAACTGAAATTATCCAGCTCGGCGATCGATTGGGCGTACCCTGGGCACAAACTTGGTCTTGCTACTCAGGCGATCGAGTCCCCTGCGGGACTTGCGACTCCTGCCGCTTGCGGTTAGCAGCTTTTGAAGAGCTAGGGATGGTAGATCCGGGGAGATAGTCGATAGTCAATCGTGAATCGTTTCAACTATCTCCCAAACCCTAAAGCCTTAAGCCTAAACCCTAAAGCCTAAACCCTAAAGCCTAAAGCCTAAACCCTAAACCCTAAAGCCTAAAGCCTAAACCCTAAAGCCTAAAGCCTAAACCCTAAAGCCTAAAGCCTAAAGCCTAAAGCCTAAAGCCTAAAGCCTAAACCCTAAAGCCTAAACCCTAAACCCTAAACCCTAAAGCCTAAACCCTAAACCCTAAAGCCTAAACCCTAAAGCCTAAACCCTAAAGCCTAGCCTCCTCTCCGCATCCTTACCCGCACCCGATCGATCCTCGGCCCGATGGTCGAAACAATCGTCAGAATCCAATCTCCGTACTCTAAGGATTCCCCGATCTGGGGGAAATGTTGCAATTTGTTAAGCAAAAATCCCGCTAGAGTTTGATAATCATCGGCTAAGGGAAGAGCGAGCTTGAGTTGAGTGTTGAGATCTTCGAGATTGATTTGAGCTTGGACGAGAAATGTCCCGTCCGAGAGCTTCTGAATTAATTGAGTGGGTCGCTCGGAGGTGACTTTCATGCCGATCATCTCCTCGATCGCATCTTGACGGGTAATTAAACCAGCAGTATTACCAAATTCATCAACCACGATCGTCATGTGAGTGTCGGAGAGCTGCATCTGTTGGAGAACCACGCTTACGGGTGTAGATTCGGCAACAAATTCTACTGGTTTAATCCATTTGGCAATCGAAATTTGTCCGGCTGGTTTGCCTTGAGTAAGTAAGGTCCCAAAATCTTTAAAAGCAACGATACCGACAATTTTATTGAGCGATGTATCGGTGACGGGATAGCGGGAATAGCCAGTTGTCGCTACTTTAATCAGCAGTGTTTGACAACTGGCTGTTTTTGGTACGGTGACGATCTGGGTACAGGGTATCATCACATCAGAGGCGATCTTGTTGGCAAATTCGAGGACTTTAGTTAAAACTTCGCGTTGTTCGAGTGCTAGTCCGCTGGATTCGCGTTCTGTGGAGACGATTGCTTGTAACTCTTTAAATGTCACCCGATCGCGACTATCGTACCGCTCTTTGATGCCGACTAATCGCAAACACAGTTTGGTGGATCGATCGAGTACCCAAATCAGCGGACTAAAAATCCGCGCGATCGCAAGGCTCGGCGCACCCAACACGCGGGCGATTTGTTCGGCATAAATCAACGCGATCGATTTGGGAATCAGTTCCCCAAAGACAATCTGGAGATATGCCAACAGGATGAAGGTAATCGGAATCGCCAGCGAATGCGCCAGTGGGATATTTTCTAAATACTGCATCAAAATTTGGACGATCGCGCGTTCGCCAATCCAGCCAAGTGCCAAACTAGAGAGCGAAATACCGACTTGGGTAGTCGAGAGCAATCGATCGATCCTACGTTGCAGATCTTGCACTTGTTTGGCGCGATCGTCACCAGCCGCCACTAACTGACTAATTCGCGATCTTCTCACTGATAAGATCGAAAACTCAGCAACGACAAAAAAGGCATCGATCGCAATCAATCCCAATACCAGTAGCAGTCGCCACCCAATGTCTGAACCACCTAAAAGTGGATGAGGATCGTTCATTGTCGGGATTTTTAGGAATGAATGGGTAGATGGGTAGATGAGTGGATGAGTCGATGAGTTAATGGGTAATGGGTAAATGCTACATTTTCTTTCCCCTTTCCCCTTTTCCCTTTTCCCTAAAGCCTAAAGCCTAAAGCCCAAAGCCTAACGCCTAACGCCTAACGCCTAATCACTTGCCCACAGGAATGCCAGAGGCTTCGAGTTGCAGTTTTTTGTCTATATCAGTCAATTGTAGCGAGACACTCTTGACTTTATCGAGAGCATTTTTGGGAATTGAGAGGGTAACTTTTACATCTTGGCCGTTAGCCGCCAAACTATTAGGTAGTCCAGAGACGGTAGCATTAACGCCCTGAGAGCGATCGTTTGTGACTGTAATTGTCCCTTGTCCGAAGTTGACGGGTTGACTGCCTTGATTGGAGAGAGTCAGTCCGAGCTTGAGATCGGTACCTTTAGGCGCGATCGAGTTAACACTCATTGTAATCCCCTGGTCCTGCTTGACGATCGGGAGTTTGGCAATAGGCAGACCAGTTTTGGGGTCGTTTTTTACAGCTTTTTCAAACTCAGCCGCCCGTTTTTTAGCGTCTTTTGCTTGTTGGGTGTCTTTGCTGGGATCGTCGATACCCATCTGTTTTTTGATGTTAGCGAGCGTTTCTTTCTCGTCGATCAGTTCTAAACCTTTGGTATTAATATTTTGTTGGTTGCCACCTTTATTATTGTTGGGGCGAATATCTGGTTGAGTAACGCCTTTGAGTGCTTCGTGTCCAGAGATAAAGCCGACGACACCACTCATAATTCCTGCTGCCAGCATAAAAAATAGTAAAATGCTGGTCAGTAATAAAGTGCGATCGCTTTTGATACTTTTTTTCATATTTACCTTTCCAAGATCGCGCTCGGATCGCGATTGTCAACTAATGTTTATTAAATCTTATCCCAAGCGATCGCTTTTTTTAGTCAATATACTAGCAATCGTTCCACTCGGCTACCTTATCCGCTTTAGTCCTAGTTTACCCGAATATATCCGCGATCCGGGTGGGAGTATTGCCTACCAAACCGTGTGGATATTATTGGTGTTATTTATCTATCCTGTGGCTCACCGTCGGCTGACGGCCATCTGTGTCTGTGTGGGATCTTGCGCGCTCGAATTTCTCCAGCTTTATCAACCACCTTGGCTCCAAGCAATTCGGGCAACCTTACCCGGACGTCTCATTCTCGGTACGACCTTCTTATGGTCGGATCTGCCAGTTTATTTTGTCGGTGCTTATCTTGGCTGGCTGTGGGTACGTTGGTTGGATCGGATCGGGGATCGGGGATAAGGGTGGATGGGTAGATGAGTAATGGGTAAAGCGATCGTGTTTGTTAGATGTTAAAAATAAGCCGATCGCTACGCAGATTAATAATCCGACTGTAACAAATTTGTAGATGACAATTGCAACCAGAGCAGGCGGACGGGGCGATCGTGCAGACATGAGCTTAATTTAGTCGATCGGATGGGTACGATAATAGCGAGGCAGATCGATACC harbors:
- a CDS encoding hemolysin family protein; its protein translation is MNDPHPLLGGSDIGWRLLLVLGLIAIDAFFVVAEFSILSVRRSRISQLVAAGDDRAKQVQDLQRRIDRLLSTTQVGISLSSLALGWIGERAIVQILMQYLENIPLAHSLAIPITFILLAYLQIVFGELIPKSIALIYAEQIARVLGAPSLAIARIFSPLIWVLDRSTKLCLRLVGIKERYDSRDRVTFKELQAIVSTERESSGLALEQREVLTKVLEFANKIASDVMIPCTQIVTVPKTASCQTLLIKVATTGYSRYPVTDTSLNKIVGIVAFKDFGTLLTQGKPAGQISIAKWIKPVEFVAESTPVSVVLQQMQLSDTHMTIVVDEFGNTAGLITRQDAIEEMIGMKVTSERPTQLIQKLSDGTFLVQAQINLEDLNTQLKLALPLADDYQTLAGFLLNKLQHFPQIGESLEYGDWILTIVSTIGPRIDRVRVRMRRGG
- a CDS encoding DUF2809 domain-containing protein; this translates as MFIKSYPKRSLFLVNILAIVPLGYLIRFSPSLPEYIRDPGGSIAYQTVWILLVLFIYPVAHRRLTAICVCVGSCALEFLQLYQPPWLQAIRATLPGRLILGTTFLWSDLPVYFVGAYLGWLWVRWLDRIGDRG